From Actinoplanes oblitus, a single genomic window includes:
- a CDS encoding DUF5318 domain-containing protein: MRTQRQVVDYSLQRRALLRDVRNGKVSPLEVCDASPYLKNAATFHGEPTDERCPICRRENLTLVHYVYGDELKQSAGQAHKAAELPVLAMTLRECQVFVVEVCRSCSWNHLIERYVLGRDALGEDESPIQWKTGSVSQVGEGRR, translated from the coding sequence ATGCGCACGCAGCGGCAGGTGGTCGACTACTCGCTCCAGAGGCGGGCGCTCCTGCGTGATGTGCGGAACGGCAAGGTCAGCCCGCTAGAGGTGTGTGACGCGTCGCCGTACCTGAAGAACGCTGCGACATTCCACGGCGAGCCGACCGACGAGCGGTGTCCGATCTGCCGCCGGGAAAACCTGACGCTGGTGCACTACGTCTATGGCGACGAGCTCAAGCAGTCCGCCGGCCAGGCTCACAAGGCCGCCGAATTGCCGGTCCTGGCGATGACGCTGCGTGAGTGCCAGGTCTTCGTCGTCGAGGTGTGCCGCTCCTGCTCCTGGAACCACCTCATCGAGCGTTACGTGCTCGGTCGCGACGCGCTCGGTGAGGACGAGTCCCCGATCCAGTGGAAAACGGGTTCCGTTTCACAAGTCGGGGAGGGCCGACGGTGA
- a CDS encoding inositol-3-phosphate synthase: MGSVRVAIVGVGNCASSLVQGVEYYKNADPNDRVPGLMHVTFGDYHVSDVKFVAAFDVDAKKVGMDLAEAIVASENNTIKLTDVPPTGVTVQRGPTFDGLGTYYREIIEESSADVVDVAQALRDAQVDVVVSYLPVGSEEADKFYAQAAIDAGCAFVNALPVFIASDPVWAQKFTDAGLPIVGDDIKSQVGATIVHRALAKLFEDRGVELLRTYQLNFGGNMDFMNMLERNRLVSKKISKTQSVTSQIPHEMIKSDVHIGPSDHVPWLDDRKWAYIRLEGRSFGDTPLNAELKLEVWDSPNSAGVIIDAVRAAKIAKDRGIGGPILSASSYFMKSPPVQYSDHDAHQAVEAFIKGEVER; encoded by the coding sequence ATGGGCTCCGTCCGCGTCGCCATCGTCGGTGTGGGTAACTGCGCCTCGTCCCTCGTGCAGGGCGTGGAGTACTACAAGAACGCCGACCCCAACGACCGCGTCCCGGGTCTCATGCACGTGACCTTCGGCGACTACCACGTATCCGACGTGAAGTTCGTCGCGGCGTTCGATGTGGACGCCAAGAAGGTCGGCATGGACCTGGCCGAGGCGATCGTCGCCAGCGAGAACAACACCATCAAGCTGACCGACGTGCCGCCGACCGGCGTCACCGTGCAGCGTGGCCCGACCTTCGACGGCCTGGGCACCTACTACCGGGAGATCATCGAGGAGTCCTCGGCCGACGTGGTCGACGTGGCCCAGGCGCTGCGCGACGCGCAGGTCGACGTGGTCGTCTCCTACCTCCCGGTGGGCTCCGAGGAGGCCGACAAGTTCTACGCGCAGGCCGCGATCGACGCCGGCTGCGCGTTCGTGAACGCCCTGCCGGTCTTCATCGCCTCCGACCCGGTCTGGGCGCAGAAGTTCACCGACGCCGGCCTGCCGATCGTCGGCGACGACATCAAGAGCCAGGTCGGTGCCACCATCGTGCACCGCGCCCTGGCCAAGCTGTTCGAAGACCGTGGCGTCGAGCTGCTGCGCACGTACCAGCTCAACTTCGGCGGCAACATGGACTTCATGAACATGCTGGAGCGCAACCGCCTGGTCTCGAAGAAGATCTCGAAGACCCAGTCGGTCACCTCGCAGATCCCGCACGAGATGATCAAGAGCGACGTGCACATCGGCCCGTCGGACCACGTGCCGTGGCTCGACGACCGCAAGTGGGCGTACATCCGTCTCGAGGGCCGCTCGTTCGGCGACACCCCGCTGAACGCCGAGCTCAAGCTCGAGGTGTGGGACTCGCCGAACTCGGCCGGTGTGATCATCGACGCGGTCCGCGCCGCGAAGATCGCCAAGGACCGCGGCATCGGCGGCCCGATCCTCTCGGCGTCGTCCTACTTCATGAAGTCCCCGCCGGTGCAGTACAGCGACCACGACGCGCACCAGGCCGTCGAGGCCTTCATCAAGGGCGAGGTCGAGCGCTGA
- a CDS encoding glycosyltransferase family 87 protein produces MRGLSQLIGGPLGSHATRPDARPGRFWTAPRIIMALTCLILAFSWVQKSPCMDGDWQKNVQYTRFCYTDVLALYYAEGLSDGAVPYVDHQVEYPVVTGYFMGALGLPVHWYGEKHPDINQGSWFYNANALVLSLFAVVTVAVILALRRRRPWDAAIFALSPILLVTATVNWDFLAIGLAAIGLLLWVRRRPVWAGVLLGLGGAAKLWPLFIIGPLFILALRSGRLRSWFAAAAGAVVAWAVVNFPVWHWQHEAWLRFFRLNSERPVGWGTFWYVGRYLDGKWTSSGGGPFQWLSDHVPTLNLVTYALFGLACIGLLALGLLAPQPPRLAQLAFLVVAFFLIFSKVWSQQYVLWLVPLIVLARPKWGAILAWTVAEIGYFAAFYAELIGAGGKPVIPEGTFVLASALRLITVAVLCGLVIREIWRPELDVVRQTYGGADPDAGPVDGPDEGWVQRLRWSLGFGKAPVAPVAPVGLPPEPPVVAKV; encoded by the coding sequence GTGCGGGGGCTGTCGCAACTCATCGGCGGGCCGCTCGGCTCGCACGCGACCCGGCCGGATGCCCGGCCCGGCCGCTTCTGGACCGCCCCGCGGATCATCATGGCGTTGACCTGCCTGATCCTGGCGTTCTCCTGGGTGCAGAAATCGCCCTGCATGGACGGCGACTGGCAGAAAAACGTCCAGTACACCCGGTTCTGCTACACCGACGTGCTCGCCCTCTACTACGCCGAGGGCCTGAGCGACGGCGCCGTCCCCTATGTCGACCACCAGGTGGAGTACCCGGTCGTCACCGGTTACTTCATGGGCGCGCTCGGCCTGCCGGTGCACTGGTACGGCGAGAAACACCCGGACATCAACCAGGGCAGCTGGTTCTACAACGCCAACGCGCTGGTCCTGTCGCTGTTCGCGGTGGTCACCGTCGCGGTGATCCTGGCGTTGCGCCGGCGAAGGCCCTGGGACGCGGCGATCTTCGCGCTCTCCCCGATCCTCCTGGTGACCGCCACCGTCAACTGGGACTTCTTGGCGATCGGCCTGGCCGCCATCGGCCTGCTGCTGTGGGTGCGCCGGCGGCCGGTGTGGGCCGGCGTCCTGCTCGGTCTGGGCGGTGCGGCCAAGCTCTGGCCGCTGTTCATCATCGGGCCGCTGTTCATCCTTGCGCTGCGCTCCGGGCGCCTGCGGTCCTGGTTCGCCGCGGCGGCCGGCGCGGTGGTCGCCTGGGCCGTGGTCAACTTCCCGGTCTGGCACTGGCAGCACGAGGCCTGGCTGCGGTTCTTCCGGCTCAACTCGGAGCGGCCGGTCGGCTGGGGCACGTTCTGGTATGTCGGGCGTTACCTCGACGGCAAGTGGACCAGCAGCGGGGGCGGGCCGTTCCAGTGGCTCAGCGACCACGTGCCGACGCTGAACCTGGTGACCTACGCGCTCTTCGGGCTGGCCTGCATCGGCCTGCTGGCGCTCGGCCTGCTCGCCCCGCAGCCGCCGCGCCTGGCCCAGCTGGCCTTCCTGGTCGTCGCGTTCTTCCTGATCTTCAGCAAGGTCTGGTCGCAGCAGTACGTTCTCTGGCTCGTCCCGCTGATCGTCCTGGCCCGCCCGAAGTGGGGCGCGATCCTGGCCTGGACCGTCGCCGAGATCGGCTACTTCGCCGCGTTCTACGCCGAGCTGATCGGCGCCGGCGGCAAGCCGGTCATCCCGGAGGGCACCTTCGTCCTCGCGTCAGCCCTGCGCCTGATCACCGTGGCGGTCCTCTGCGGCCTGGTGATCCGCGAGATCTGGCGGCCGGAGCTGGACGTGGTCCGGCAGACCTATGGCGGCGCCGACCCGGACGCGGGGCCGGTGGACGGCCCGGATGAGGGCTGGGTGCAACGGTTGCGGTGGTCGCTCGGCTTCGGCAAGGCGCCGGTCGCGCCGGTCGCGCCGGTCGGGCTGCCGCCGGAGCCGCCGGTCGTGGCCAAGGTCTAG
- a CDS encoding PadR family transcriptional regulator — MLELAILGLLQEAPMHGYELRKELATKLGTLRAAISYGTLYPTLKRLKLAGWISEAETNNNEIVPPMTSKRGRVVYKITAEGKERFAELLATAGPETYDDAGFGVHFAFFARTDQATRLRILEGRRRRIEERREGLREILARAADRLDAYTLELQRHGLDACEREVRWLEELITNERSGRTPAFRNRAGGLSPAAETPSEPPRPRSDRP, encoded by the coding sequence GTGCTGGAATTGGCGATCCTCGGGCTTCTGCAGGAGGCCCCGATGCACGGGTACGAACTCCGCAAGGAGCTGGCCACCAAGCTGGGCACGCTTCGCGCCGCGATCAGTTACGGGACGTTGTACCCGACACTGAAGCGGTTGAAGCTGGCCGGCTGGATCAGCGAAGCCGAGACGAACAACAACGAAATTGTTCCCCCGATGACCAGCAAACGGGGCCGGGTTGTCTACAAGATCACGGCGGAGGGCAAGGAACGCTTCGCGGAGCTCCTCGCCACCGCCGGGCCGGAGACGTATGACGACGCCGGCTTCGGGGTGCATTTCGCGTTCTTCGCCCGGACCGACCAGGCCACCCGGCTGCGGATCCTGGAGGGGCGCCGGCGACGGATCGAGGAGCGCCGGGAGGGGCTGCGGGAGATTCTCGCCCGCGCCGCCGACCGCCTCGACGCGTACACGCTCGAACTGCAGCGGCACGGCCTCGACGCGTGCGAGCGCGAGGTCCGCTGGCTGGAGGAGCTGATCACCAACGAGCGGTCCGGCCGTACCCCGGCCTTCCGCAACCGTGCCGGCGGGCTGTCGCCGGCTGCGGAGACACCCTCGGAACCACCGCGTCCGCGATCGGACCGGCCGTGA
- a CDS encoding transglycosylase domain-containing protein, translating into MNAYGDPQNARARAKVPGPSAASGPDEGRPAPDAYRRPAGSASVGSASVGSASVGGRASVGSASVGSASVGSATPGRASVSGAAPVGGRASVPPPGSGGGGGSVGGGGGGKRPRSKADKKYRRANILTAAAAVLVIMIGAGIVGGTYFFDDVELPTPKAEDQMNVVLNAKGQVLYKTGDPRVNVPYQNISDTMAHAVAAAEDKNFYTHNGIDMKGIARAAWNNFTGGDKQGASTITQQYARHVAVLKDISYSRKLREAVIARKLESKYEKPEIMGLYLNYIDLGEGRLGAEAAANGYYNVSIVHGGAGGRKEINPYQAAVIASIIKQPYPTATHRGYDPLVNPTASKDRWEYTMKNMLEMGWISQDVYDKRKWPQPLPAKTSATCKTCADGKPVGMIRRHVTYELSQLNISKEVQDKGGLTITTTIDPVIQKAAEQAGSRKSDDSPLHGRPSSYQSAVIGIDPDTGEVLGYYGGDDPEGVDYGGYMNGDGSGVMQNGGGQSPASSFKIYTLSAALTANYSFKTTWDGTLTRANGKKISNAGADDSLCDGKIKFCDLETATIRSYNFPFYWIADKLHPSKVLAAAKAAGIRYVWTNGSDKHPQGERIDLEKASADTLDGKFSSEVGFGQFRVIPLEHATGVATIVAQGVRHKTHFIKSIKAVDPATNKPKSLTTITKEGVKVFDKNQMSDLSAVLKQIPAHANHTLSNGRDAIAKSGSWELNTTNSSANGDAWFVGGIPQLAATVWVGGKTKRVPLTEESGKKMFGSGTPASIWKKFLDTVAEKKNWDEAKFPDRVPGGDDTLGNGQTPPEPDPTTTQDNSGVCDGPLSVLCQGQNNGTGGNNNGGNNTGGGNNDGGGNDGGGGNNGGGDNNNGDTTG; encoded by the coding sequence ATGAACGCGTACGGCGATCCGCAGAACGCACGAGCCCGGGCCAAAGTGCCCGGGCCGTCCGCTGCTTCCGGACCGGACGAGGGCCGTCCCGCACCCGATGCCTACCGGCGCCCAGCCGGTTCCGCGTCGGTCGGCTCGGCCTCGGTGGGCTCCGCATCCGTCGGCGGCCGCGCCTCGGTCGGCTCGGCTTCGGTGGGCTCGGCTTCGGTGGGCTCGGCGACCCCGGGGCGCGCCTCGGTGAGTGGCGCCGCCCCGGTCGGCGGCCGCGCCTCGGTGCCACCACCCGGCTCCGGTGGTGGCGGCGGCAGCGTCGGCGGTGGTGGCGGTGGCAAGCGCCCCCGCTCCAAGGCCGACAAGAAGTACCGCCGCGCGAACATCCTGACCGCCGCGGCCGCCGTGCTGGTCATCATGATCGGCGCCGGCATCGTCGGCGGCACCTACTTCTTCGACGACGTCGAACTGCCCACGCCCAAGGCCGAGGACCAGATGAACGTCGTCCTCAACGCCAAGGGCCAGGTGCTGTACAAGACCGGCGATCCGCGGGTCAACGTGCCGTACCAGAACATCTCCGACACCATGGCGCACGCCGTCGCCGCGGCCGAGGACAAGAACTTCTACACCCACAACGGCATCGACATGAAGGGCATCGCCCGCGCCGCCTGGAACAACTTCACCGGCGGCGACAAGCAGGGCGCGTCCACCATCACTCAGCAGTACGCCCGGCACGTCGCGGTGCTCAAGGACATCAGCTACAGCCGCAAGCTGCGCGAGGCCGTGATCGCCCGCAAGCTGGAGTCGAAGTACGAGAAGCCCGAGATCATGGGCCTGTACCTGAACTACATCGACCTGGGCGAGGGCCGGCTCGGCGCGGAGGCCGCGGCGAACGGCTACTACAACGTCAGCATCGTCCACGGTGGGGCCGGCGGCCGGAAGGAGATCAACCCCTACCAGGCCGCGGTGATCGCCTCGATCATCAAGCAGCCCTACCCGACCGCCACGCACCGAGGCTACGACCCGCTGGTGAACCCGACCGCTTCGAAAGACCGGTGGGAGTACACCATGAAGAACATGTTGGAGATGGGCTGGATCAGCCAGGACGTCTACGACAAGCGGAAATGGCCCCAGCCGCTGCCGGCGAAGACCAGCGCCACCTGCAAGACGTGCGCGGACGGCAAGCCGGTCGGCATGATCCGGCGGCACGTGACGTACGAGCTGAGCCAGCTCAACATCTCCAAGGAAGTCCAGGACAAGGGCGGCCTGACGATCACCACCACGATCGACCCGGTGATCCAGAAAGCGGCCGAGCAGGCCGGTTCGCGCAAGAGCGACGACTCTCCGCTGCACGGGCGGCCGTCCTCGTACCAGTCCGCGGTGATCGGTATCGATCCAGATACCGGTGAGGTGCTCGGGTACTACGGCGGTGACGATCCCGAGGGCGTCGACTACGGCGGCTACATGAACGGTGACGGCAGTGGCGTGATGCAGAACGGTGGCGGCCAGTCGCCGGCGTCGTCCTTCAAGATCTACACGCTGTCCGCGGCGCTGACCGCCAACTACTCGTTCAAGACGACCTGGGACGGTACGCTCACCCGAGCGAACGGCAAGAAGATCAGCAACGCCGGCGCCGACGACAGCCTGTGTGACGGCAAGATCAAATTCTGTGATCTGGAGACGGCGACCATCCGGTCGTACAACTTCCCGTTCTACTGGATCGCCGACAAACTGCACCCGAGCAAGGTTCTCGCCGCGGCGAAGGCGGCCGGCATCCGGTACGTCTGGACCAACGGCTCGGACAAGCACCCGCAGGGCGAGCGCATCGACCTCGAGAAGGCCTCCGCCGACACCCTGGACGGCAAGTTCAGCAGCGAGGTCGGCTTCGGCCAGTTCCGGGTGATCCCGCTGGAGCACGCGACCGGCGTCGCCACCATCGTGGCGCAGGGCGTCCGGCACAAGACGCACTTCATCAAGTCGATCAAGGCAGTCGACCCGGCTACCAACAAGCCGAAGAGCCTGACCACGATCACCAAGGAAGGCGTCAAGGTCTTCGACAAGAACCAGATGTCGGACCTGTCCGCGGTGCTGAAGCAGATCCCGGCGCACGCCAACCACACCCTGTCGAACGGTCGCGATGCGATCGCCAAGAGTGGTTCGTGGGAGCTCAACACCACGAACAGCAGCGCCAACGGTGACGCTTGGTTCGTCGGCGGCATCCCGCAGCTGGCGGCGACCGTCTGGGTCGGCGGCAAGACCAAACGCGTGCCGCTGACCGAGGAGAGCGGCAAGAAGATGTTCGGCTCCGGGACCCCGGCGTCGATCTGGAAGAAGTTCCTCGACACGGTGGCCGAGAAGAAGAACTGGGACGAGGCCAAGTTCCCGGATCGAGTTCCCGGCGGGGACGACACGCTCGGCAACGGCCAGACGCCGCCGGAGCCGGACCCGACGACGACCCAGGACAACAGCGGAGTCTGTGACGGCCCCCTGTCGGTCCTCTGCCAGGGCCAGAACAACGGTACCGGCGGAAACAACAACGGCGGAAACAACACCGGTGGTGGCAACAACGACGGCGGCGGCAACGACGGCGGCGGTGGCAACAACGGCGGTGGGGACAACAACAACGGCGATACCACCGGTTGA